The Syngnathoides biaculeatus isolate LvHL_M chromosome 16, ASM1980259v1, whole genome shotgun sequence DNA segment ATCCAGCTTGCAGAGCCAGCCGACCTGGAGGCGATCCAATCCGAGCCCTCCGAGCATGCCCCGCAGTCCCTCTCTAGCATAGGGGAGGGCCTGGACTGCCAAGTGATGGTCAGGCCTCGCCCGGAGCCAATTGCACCCAAGGAAGTAGAGCACAGAGATGAGAGGAGCATCATCAAGGGGGTCCTGGACCacagggaggaggtggaggcaGCAGTGGCGACGGTAGCCAACTACGTATCAACGGAGAATGAGGTGGAGGAACAGGGGGCTGCCGAGGAAGACGTGCTTGTCTGCCCCCCTGCTGACAGCCCGGTGTGCGAGGCCGCTTCCTGCCCAGTGCCCCTTTGCGCCGAGGAACCTGAAAGGTCAGAGACCGTCATCACCttggaggatgatgatgacgacgatgatgagcCCATGGATGAGGAGAGCCAGTTGGAGCATGTTATGTCAGAAGAGCAGAAGCCAGCACCGGGCACCATCGCAGAGCTCAACCCGACATCCCCGGCAGCCCTTGAGGAGCAGTCTGGATCCACAGAAGAAGTCAAGGACAGCAAGCAAGAGCAGGCCGCCGACAACGCATCGATGGATATGGTTTGTCTTTCCCCTGCCGGAGCGTCTGTCCCGAGCCCAAGACAGGCGAGTGCTGCcgaatcccagaaacctctcgtCCCCTGCTACTGGAGCCTTGAGCTGCTCATCGCGGCGGCCTTTTGCACAGACATACCCCCGTTTCCCATGCTTCCTTCGAACACGCCATCGGTCGGCCCATCGCGGCCCAAGCCCTGCCAGGGTATGGAGCTTCTCAGTGAAGTGGCCGACCTCGAGTTGCAACAGAAAAGGCACAGCAATGGGGAAAGCAAAGGTAAGAAAGCAATTCTTCTCGTAGCCATTAACACACCCCAATCAGTAGAATCCTCTTTTCCCTCTGAGACCGCCTCCCACTTCCCCCTCAGGGCGAGAGCCTGTGTTGCTCTGCGCTGCCTCCTAGATTCTTCTCTCTTCTTCTCCAGCTCTGGATCCTCTGGTGAACTCTCCCTAGGGAGGTCCTCTCCATACCTGCTTGCTGTTCCTTTCTTTGGTGCGCTAAAGGCAGTTTTTATTTCCTAAAAGTCTTCTGACTCAGTGCAAAGGCCTCTGGAGGGAGAGAGAAGAAAGTAGTAGGACAGGGTTGAGCGCTGTCAGAGAGGATGTTCACCTCTCTCTTTCCCTTACATACCTTCCTTGGGGAAGGGCATCATTATTTGAGCGACACATGCGCATGCGTATGTTCCAGGCACCGGGCTAGTTACATTACCACTGAAAATGGGAGTCACAAGTACAGAATATGCAcacagatatacagtacattgttttACAGTAAAAGAAACTCAACGATTGTTGCGGCACTtccccacacgcacacaacaccACAGAGTGTGTGTTCACGTCAATGTTTCCAGCACCCTGGAGCATTGCCTTGCTAATTAGAACCCATTGTTTGAAAGTGGCTTTAAAAGCTTCCTTGTTTTCCAAAGTGCCATGTGTTTTTATATCATTCGCGCAAAGGATGTTTTGAGTTTACCACAGCGTCCTAATGCATTTAACAGCTCCCAAAAGGGACTtctatttccaaaaaaaaaaatggtttcatctACTCGTTCCAGAGTCAGTGATGCGCTCGTGACGTGACCGCCGTTGACAGCTCAGGGAAGTGGCGTGTTGTTTCAAAGTCACAGCAATAGTCCGTATCAAAATGAGTGCCGAAACAAGGGGGACAACAAAGACAATTCATTAGTCTTGAAAATTTCACGCAAGCCGTAATGCAATCCTCTGATGTTCTTTCCCCGCTCTCATTGCTGAAAGCTTGGTAAAGATCGCGAGCCGCGTATCAAAATCTCGGGAAATGGTTTCTGGTCATTTGTTACCTCAACAAATGCGCAGCGATGGCCTTCGAATGCTCCGACTATAAAGACACGTACTGGCTCGCTTTGGCCGTGGTGGGAATTTTCCCCATCCGGCGGGGGTTAACGCCTGTGTGTCAAGTTTTACCTTCACTCACTTCTCCCAGCCTGTCCGACAAGTACGTTATGTGTAACCCCGAGTCGCCCAGTATCTGTAGTTTGACTGCGGGATGCGACATCACTCTGTGAAAGCGCAGAGTTGTGGCGACAGCAGGATAGACGTAAAAGGCAAAAGGCGGATAAATGCTATGTTACGGCTATCATGCGGTAATTGTATGAGACACGTCAAGCCCCTTTCACACTACCTGTCAAGGCAGTCGTCGGTTTTCCCTGCTCTTTATCATCGAGTTGTTCGCCGTGAAAGGTACCGCTATGGAATGGGGGTGGCCCAATCGTTTGAGGTTTAACAGCGACACTGAAGTGCCTGAGCGTATTGGAATTCCACAAGGCCGGTAGTATTTTATACTTTAGACCACACCAACGCACATCTATTTGATTATGGTCTGCTGAGTGTTATAGTCGTGGCAATATCCCACCTTGCTGGATTTTGTTTAAGAGGTGCCAGGTGTGTTGATCTTGCAATTTCGCGGGATCTCTTTACGAAAGAACCACCGAccgcatctttttcttttccgacAGAGGAAGAGGCGCTGATGTTCGACCTTCACAGCCTCGCAACTCTGGCGACAGCCCGATCACTGGAGACGAGTTCACAGGGAGGCGACAGTGCGCGTTTGGGTCGACAATACTCAGCCCGCAAGACCGTCAACTTGCGTCGAAAATGCAGCTGGACACCGCGCAACGAACCAGtaagaaaacatttggaaaattggTGCTAAGATCTTTTCTTTTGGTTTCATTCGCAAAAATAGCAAAGAAACAATGGACACTTAACAGGTGTGCCAAGCTAAAGGCAGTATGGAAACGATGGACGGCCCTGAGCTTGAAATGCGTGTCAAGTTGGCTGAGCTTCAGCGTCACTACAAAGAAAAGCAGAGGGAGCTGGCTAAGCTACAGAGGAAACACGATCACCAGTAAGTGAGACTTCCGGACCATTTATACGCATTTGGAGTGTACACCAGCATGATTTTTTTCGACACGCGCTCAAACAGAAAAGAAGAAACGCCACGTAGCCCAGCACGGAGAGGACCGGGACGACCCAGGAAGAAGAAGCCCATCCTCCCCACAAGCTCGGCGTCGTCCGAGGGCCAAAGAAAAGTCAAGTATGCATAACACCGCCATCATCACATACAGGGCTGCCTTTcattggcattaaaaaaaaaaaacccataataTTTCATAATTAGAGTACTGTGAACTCCTTAACAATCTTGCCCCACAGAAGGAACGTGGCACGACAATATCATCATCATTGGTCCAAAGAGTCAATGTGGGTCCCGAAGGTGTTCAGTACAACAGTCTTAAGAAAATGTCTGCAAATATTTTAGATGCAAGGAAAATTGAACAtagtttaaaaagacaaagagaaGAGGACTGCTTCAAATGAAGGTCCGTGTTGCCTCAAATAGTGCCCCAATTGATCGCTGGGCATGAAAATTGAGAGAATTTCACCTAAAGAAAACAATATCTCGACCACCGTGTTGCAGTAGACAGTAGAGAGCTAAAGTTTGAAGAAGATTTTAAAGCGAACGTGCTGCTTTATGCGGCATGGAGGATTCCGGACCAAAAGCTTCTTTTTGTGGTTTCTGGGAAACAACAGAGCCCTGAGCTGCCCTTCTCCAATGTCACCTCAACTCTTCGTTCAACCGTGTACCCTTGCCCCCTTGCCCACCCAGCGCTGATGCAAAGGGAAGGGGGGACGCTGATGCCGGGTGACAGCGAAGCCCAAACGAAAGGGTCACGGGGCCTCGGCCCTGCGGCAAGGTGGGCTGGAGGGAGGGTAGCCGCCACAGAGCATGGCATGAGGTTGTCGGGTGTTTCGCAAGCTGTAGGACAGGGTACTTCCTCACTGCAGTCTGGATGAATGAGTCGCAGTTAGTTGTGATATTCGGGCACCGGGTTCATCGCAAATTGCGAAAAACCGGGAGCGGGTGTCGCAGTTGCTGTCATTACTGTGTTGAGCAATGTGTGAGACTTGCATTTGTGCGTTAAAAATGCACGCGTCACAACATTTACGCATACATTGATTTTCTGTGAATTTATCATTGACGAGTGCTGCCGTGATGGGCATCGCCGTATTGTAGTACAGCTTTCGACATCACGCAATGGGAAAGTCAAGTCAGTACAAGTCATAGTTTGCCATGCCTGCAGTGGGCTGATTCTTGCAGACAAGTCAGACTTTGCTTCTTCCTCTGTCACTCTCCTTGCAGTCTGTTGGCACATTCATTGTGTTCTGTTATGGCTTCACAAGGTCACTTTCTGATTATGAAATACAGGGGCTGTTGAAACAGCCATATTTTTCACTAAAATCCATTTTGGCCACGCGTGGAGGCGGAAAACCTCTGAAAATGTATTCTCAAAGAGGATCCTTTTAAAAGCGTTTGTCACCATTGCCACGATCTGATCGCTGAAAACGCTCATTTTCTCAAACGGACGACGTGGACAATTTTCAACCCCGAAAGAAATGCCGAAAGGCAAAGCTACAATTGATCATTCTTGCGTTTGCGTATCGCTGCCATTGAGCAGCATCCTCCTACCTCCAAAACCATTATTGTTTCTGGAGGAAAATACAAAAGCGCGTTCGTTGAGCCATTAACACTGCAGTGTCAAAGAGAGCAAGCCTTTTTCAACGCTTGTGCGCATACATAACTGGCATGAGgtcgttgtttttttaattctcttggCACTCAAACTTTGTCCACTCTGTCAATGTTCCACGTTTCATGGCCTGCGCACAACACAGGAGAAGGGAGGTTAATCTTTGTTGTGAGCCACGGCCCTGACTTTCTTTCCAGTGTCAACTGCAGACAGGCTTCCGTGGAAGATGATCAACAGCATTTTGAAGTGTTTGATCCGCGATGCTGCTCAGTGCTGGCAAAAATGTCCAAGACGATATGAAAATGGAACTGGAGCTTTATATAATGTTCACTGAAAACAATAGTGCTATAGTTGAACACGTGTGATGTGTTCCAACCTATGCTAGTTCACGTTGATCACGTGGATCTTTCTTCAAACGGCCCCAGTTTCCTTGTCAGATGAGCAGTTTTTCCAACAACACTGTACAGATATCCTTCTACTTTTATGTTACTCTACTCTTCAGACTAAGAGCGAGAAGAGTTAGTCGATCCCACAGGGTGGTGACTCCACTGTTGTCATTGCGCTGTCCTTACTCCACTGTGTTCTCACAAATCACTGGCGTTCTTTAACGAATTCATCTCTCGTTTTGACCGACAGGCCGATGGTGGCGGGGCATTCCCTGACGCTTGAGGAGTTAGGAGGGGGAGGAGAGAGCCAGAGAAGGAAGAAGAGGCTGTCCGCTCGAGGGTTTGAGCAACTCGGCAGCGCACAGGTCGGGATCCCATTGGCCACCGTGCCTTTGTCCTCCATGTAACTCCAAATTAAAGAGGGCAGAATTGCTTCTTTGCCTTTGAAATTTTACTTTGTGGAGTCCACTTCTAATTACATACAACACACAGGTCTAAACCTGTGCACTTCATGCTAAATTTTACTGTAGACTTCGGCTTTTCATGTTCCTTTTCACCTTTTGTAGTCTCGAATGCTTCGAGGTGGCATTAACTAGGTCTCACCGTCCCTTTCTGCTGAAGCAGATAAAAGCTCAAGGTTGCAGAAAAGGTGGTCCTCAAAGTGTTCTGGGCTCCAAGTTGGCTGCCGACGTGGCACAGCTCAAACAGAAGAGCCAGAGTAAAAAGATTCTCGCGGGGATGCACTACCGGGACAAGGACGTTTCACCGTGCAACTCAAAGCACGGACACAGAAGTCAGGGGAACAGGCGAGAATCCGGGGGACACAGCGACACAGGTACTTCCTTTCCCCTTATTTCATCCTTAAAACAAGCCGAAGTTCAGGAATCCTGGATCTCAGAAGGGTTGCCCAACTCTCTCAGCAGGAAGCGTTGACAGCGGCACTCAGGAGTACTGGGCTGGGGATCTGCACCGTGGATCTAAAAAAGCAACGCATGATTCCGGTGGTCACAAAAAGACCGGAGCCAGGGGTAACCGTGGACAGAGACTGGAGTCGTTGGGAGAAAGTTCCAATCCTGAGAGTGACTCCTCAGAACAAGGTCAAATGAGATTTGCCTTTGTTCAACACTAAAACTTCCACTGAGATTCGGGTCCTTGCAGGCCAAGTCTTGTTTTGCCGACGCACCACCCACATctcattattttgacatttaattATTCAAATCGCACAGGTGTGAAATGAACTCCACTAATATAATGCAAAACATCACAACACGTACAGCTAACAGCCTCGTTTTGATCAAGAGCGAAAAGCACGTGGCAGCTAACCAGATGGGCTTCGGGGCAAACGAACCCGAAGGTACCGCAGCCAACCTTACCTGGAGCAGATGAATGCTAATGCCGTGCACACACGCGAGACAGCAGTGCCACTTTCGTGAGCCTGAAAATCCAGGAAACACTTTGAAGGTAACCAGACGTGGGTGAAAAGGTGAGGAACACCTTGTGTTGAAGACAAGGTGCGTGTAGATATTTTGACACCTGAGCGATCAGCCTTGTTGGTTGATCTTGCGCTACATGCGCAGCTGTGGACACTTGCCTGTGAGAGGCTTTGACAGCCCCGGAGTCGAAGAGACTGGCTGGCTCAAGGGGAGCAAATgcgacaaacacacactcacacacataaaCTCGCTCCCCCTCGGCGTCGTATTCCAGCTCTGTTGTATGTGGTTTCACACCAGGAAATACCATCAAGGCAAAACACTTAATACATCATCTCAATGAACAAACAGGTCAACATTGACTTCAATGCTAATGAAGTGTTTGTGAAATAATGGCGAAACCTTCAAGATAATCACGGTTAGCAATGCTTTTGATAAGACTGGTAACTTTGCAACTCAAGAATGTGTGCTCAGTATTTCCTCCTTTTCTAATCagcagaggaagaggaggagggaagTATTGATAGTGATGAAGTTCAAGATCCAAGACCCCAACCAGCAAGAGATGTGAcatccagctctcctgtgacagGGCCGAGTCCTTCGTCCATTGTAAAACTGGAGGCCAATCAGAAAGCCAGGAACAAAAAACAGAGACAGGAGCTTTACGGTGAGGCTGGCGGCTGATTTATACGAAATCTTCACGAGAAGCATCTGTTTTGTGTTTCTCTTCGTGGCTTGTTAACAACGTCTGTTTCTGTAATTGAACCGCGCAGGCTCCCTTACACTTTGCGGCATAGACGGGGAGGTCAAAGTGCGAAAGAAGAATCCCTGCAGGTTGAGCCTGGCCAGTCCGGTCAAAATTCGCCATCAGGACCACACCACAGAGGGGGTTAGGAAACCATGTGCACCCAGGTCCAAAGAGCCTCGGTGGGGGAGCCACGGCAACAGAGGCAGCCGTTTCCGTCGTAGCATGGGGCTGCCTCCCTTTCCGACAACGAGCGAGAGGTTAAAGAGGGCTACACGTAAAAGCACCATGTTGAGAGGAACAGTTAATAAGGTAAGCAGCAAAAACATCCCGAAACGGACAAACTGCTTCCCATTGCCAAAAGTGCATCAGTAAAAACCAATGTCAACAATTTGGAGCACGGTCCTGAATGTTTCACTCTCGTGTTGTCCATTAGCGGAGAAATTGCTGGGCCGCAGTCTCAAAGAGCGAGGACGGCGGCAGATGCAGAACAGTCGAGGAGCAACAGGTACCAGCGAAAAATTTAAACAGGCAAAAGCCCGAGTCACTCTTTTAACGTTAAATAAATGCCgacattttccaatttttctTGCAATGATCCACAGGCGAAAGGTCGAGCAGTTAGTCGGCTCCTAGAAAGCTTTGCGGCTGACGAGGGCTTTCAGATGGACGGCGGCAGCTTCTCGGAAGAGGAGGCGGACGACAACGGTGATTCGTGTTCCAAAACCCCTGAAGGTCAACACTTTCGCATATGCACATCTCGCAAATGTTTCAGGGATGCTAAAATATTTACTGGGGTGcttgtgttttttcatttgcagtTCCTAATTGTGTCTTGACGAAAGAACTGTTAACGGACGGACTGAAGATTCTGGTCTCAAAGGAAGATGAGCTTCTGTACGCGGCCAGGATCCACACCATGGATTTGCCAGATATGTAAGCAGTTACACAAccagttttttattattatcattatcaaaCCGGGATTTATTGAATACAGATTGGCGGATTACCATGTTTACTGTAGGTTACAAATACAGGCTTTtaggcgtgtgtgtgttgtttggcAAGGATATCAAAACTGATATACTGCACACGGCAATCAGGCAGCAAAGACAATTGCAACGATAACATGGAAATGTCAAGTTGAACGAttaaaaaataacacatttttgttctgtctttccAGATTTAGTGTTACAATTGATGGGGAAAGAGGAAACCGTGCAAAGATCTATTCTTTGGAGCAAATTCTTCGGGAAGCCGTAAGTTGAGCTACATCAGTGTTATTTGACCCcgagcgttaaaaaaaaaaaaattctccttaACCTAATTATTATGAAGGCCAATTCGCTTTACGGGACTAAATCTCAGTGTAACTAGAACCCTGAACTGATTATGAATGGATATCTACACGGAAGGGTAACTGCCGCTTGCCAAAAAGTGAACTTGAAGACGAGTTTGGAGCGACAGGCCCCCCTCTTGGCCACGGTTTTCTTCCAGTAGCTGAGATAACTTTTTGACTAAAAGATCCTCGGCTGGATCTTCAGAGACATGATCCACCATTTTCACCGAGCACACAGGCTAACACCCACATCCACCCTTTATCTTTCAAAAGAGTCTCTCGTCATGGCAACAGTAATTGAAAGTAACCTAAAAGAGCCCCCAAGTGAGAGGCGGATGTTCGGGCTGCCTGCATTGTTGGAACGAGGTTCTGGCAACCAGCAATCACAAGTTCTCTATTCAGGGTTTCTTTTGGTATTACACGGCAAGTCAGGGTTCACTACATCAAGGCTTCCGTTCCTTTCAGTCCTCATTGGCACGCGGTCACGACAGGTAGTGATGGATGCTTAGACTTGTGCCACAGTGGATGTCCAGGAACTTGGTTGGACTTCAGTATGTGTTAGCTAGTGATTCTGCACCGCTCGTGATAAATCCTAATGACATTTTGGTCTGCATTTCAGGTCCTCGATGTACGGCCAGATTCAGAGGCTCTGTTGAGTGATGGAACCAGGGTGTGCGCTTACTGGAGTGAACGCTCACGCTGCTTGTACCCAGGTTATGTTCGCAGAGGTGAGACCCCTTCCTGTATATCTGTGGATCCAGATTCTCCACTCGCTGATGAATtgcatatttgtttatttcaggGATTTCAACCGATGAGGCGAAGCCAGGAGTGATGGTGGAGTTTGATGACGGAGATCGAGGGAAGATTTCTGTCCCAAACATCCGCCTTCTGCCTCCGGGATATCAAATTCACTGTGGGTGTCTCCCTTCTATGCACCTTTTCAGATTGTTTATCTTTTAATAGATTTCAATCATTTATCATTTACATATCATTTCTAAGGTGAGGAGACATCTCCTGCTGTGTTCGTACCCAGTGGGAGTCAGGTCAAGAAAAGCCCCAGTTTCAAACATGCATCGGGTGACAGACACAACACTGTCAATATGGTCAAAAACAACCAAATGCTAACCCTCCAAAAAAGAAGACCAGGTAAGAATTTGCCATTCTTCAAACTGTATCAACAACAATATGTTCATCTTAATATTTGAGGACATTTGGATAATTATGTAAAATTATACAGCAAACATCAAATCTAATCTCTGTCTACAATAGATAGCAATGcttcaatctatttttttttttttttttttttttaccctaggGAGACCAAAGGGATCtgggaaaaagcaaaaacaacaacagctagCCGAAAATGCCAATAAAAAGTCTCCTCTTTTTGTGGCTTGGCCTTCATTGACCGGAACCAGGAAGAGGACTTCCCACAATCTATTTCAGCTCAATGGGACACCAAGAAAAGCCTTGAGATTGAGGGAGGATGACTCATTTGGCTTGAATCAGATCCAGCCCTCCGTCTCAACCCAATCCAAAGGGCTTTTCAGCAGTAGCTCCTTTGAGGTGGACTCGTTCAGTAGCATTGCAAATGGCTACTCCCCCTTCTGTACCAAGTCTACAGGATCACGTCCAGATTCATCCGTTGGTCCTAGAAGTGGTCTTTATGGACAGAGACAAAGACAAGATGACTTGGTAGTACCGAGGGGAAAGAAGTCAGGACAAGAATTTCCAATCAAGTTAGACCATGAAGGAGTAACCTCCCCAAAGACCAAGAACAGCAAGGCTTTATTGCTACAAGGTGGCTCTTCCGGGGTTAGCGGAATGCCCAAGACGGAGGTTTACTCACATCCGGTCCTTCTGGTTAAAGACAACAAAAAGGGGGATAACTCTAGAGTTGAACTTCTCAAAGGAACCACGCCTCAAAGAAAGCCTTCCACTTCATTGCATCTAGGAGAATATggagacttgggcttcagttcGCACCGAGAATGTCATAGCTCCTACTCTGACCtggatgatgaagaggaagaagagcagGACAGGAAAAGGAGTGCACTTGCATTAGTTTCGGGAGGTTTAAGGACTGCGGGGCATTTCCTCTCTCATATGTCAgtttcatcctcttcttctggTACATCCAGTTCCTCTTCATCAGGTTCAATATCAAGCTCCAGTCTTTGTTCCTCCGACAACGACTCCTCCTACAGCTCAGACGATGAGGAAAGTTCTACACTAATGCTTCAGAACTGCCTGTCCTCTCACCGGGGAGTCCTACAATCCAGCGAACCCTCCACTTCCTCACGGCAACATTCATTTGTGGCTAAAGCGTTGGCTGTTTCCAATACCAAAAGATCACCCGATGAACACGTCTCCAACAGTAAATCTCTTAAGAGGAAAGAGTGCAACAGTTCAATCTCTAAGTCATCTCGAGACTTTGTGAAGAAACCGAGAATGCAACCAGATGACATTTCATATATTTCGAGGCCCAAGGTGTCCGCATTCCTTGCAGGACGCCAGATGTGGAGGTGGTGTGGCAGCCCGACACAGGTGAGAATTTCATGATTTCCATTTCAATCGGTTGTCAACTTGAGGGGATGTGAACGGTAGAATATCGTTGTCATGGAAGATGTTTGAAATGTGTGGAATTCCACAGCGGCGAGGCGTAAAAGGCAAGGCCAAGAAGCTTTTCTACAAGGCCATCGTGAGAGGAAAGGAGGCAGTAAAAGTAGGAGACTGTGCCGTTTTCCTCTCAGCCGGACGGCCTAATCTACCATACATTGGCAAAATCGAGAATTTCTGGGAGTCTTGGACCTCGAGCATGGTAGTCAAAGTCAAGTGGTTCTACCACCCCGAAGAGACCAA contains these protein-coding regions:
- the LOC133514359 gene encoding BAH and coiled-coil domain-containing protein 1 isoform X4 is translated as MEGRDFAAPAHLLPERGPLVHRATSRIAPSGHSSVQHAGHFPAGKYYPSHIPMAPHSGSGLMGNSSASFMGTFLASSLGSPPSHPSHHSRPPSSPSSPSFRGGPHSGASQIWFSHSHEAAAGYPRFSGSLAHTFLPMSHLDHHANSGVLYGQHRFYDTQKENFYIRGLPSQPPLISTNHSLAPMSRAGSGLSQGPCSRERDPGGGTSLLKSLKEGTMERGVGPGKDKDRSTSKQEVKERQQQQQQQQQQQQQQQQHHSHQVALPTLHHHHHSHSHQQHPHYPQHPLPLEEVNSRALERHKASLPMEYTKEPQIMGKPLSACLHNGKIQNGETGNVAGSKTSMPSCGGEGAPLGTIGGGGNGHGRHMGSSGNSRCTKEGISGEMRISEQPSDCLERGQAPLHHSLSYSVPPPLQLGSTGTAHPHPHPHTHPHTHAHPGGFHCLQLHPSHPHHPHPSHHAHHHPEFFCPAPPAPLGNAASHDRGQANAGREPKVTGPTFVPSVADTGEKHGGPFQFCNPDCQIVGSGSGNTKDKNVDKNGGGGHHSNWHRKQQQDQQQHSYRKTEKATDWMQSHHHHLQVAQLPPPIQQQQQQQQPPQTQKQHQAVRSRSVECVNNAVDMDMFRSSLTQVPKTGHSVPHSVNTSPYRDCSHPGPPPNSSPLGNKNMSQHSGPGGSCSLQRDGQKVARIRHQQHGRSGPDAPPSGDLNHGTVQEIKRKMDMSAYSYGSNSGQQHHQQPPVPQWAMRPTHHMPHSEEEQRKSYMELGTSTMQQSQQQQQRMNQSAQPTSAPPVSQQQQQPQQQPEPQGSTRAESSAMKSLLKYSNQQQPQLLSQKTPFGGLGSLKSGPAGGSCTLQINKQSLPSRKGLVNDGERPDYGGRHRDIGEAGHGEGEVRQPPVGIAVAVARQREPSCRSADGHSASRHGRVHPTVKGPPHTMYPPDPTTEQERKMMSGEQISLTCLDRDRDAYIRDNKERVEFSRIHPSNSCHGDLTSHLVVPGGTSLQSGQLADPAGHSAHHHWMPRTGSPSLWMTGHSYAGIGHTALHQNLPPGFSASMAGTLQPVLPLSQDPSAQLVVLPTDAPAHPAPHHLDVMEQPGLWPPVYTARGPASHMQHPTVYSRSQFLRQQELYALQQHQQLQHQHQSHQSPQTHAQPHQPQQQQQQQQQQQQQQQQHKPVHGMDMQQQVPHNAQMQKRADEASVDLEELTPKPRTSKPSKPYSYNPPQKNTAPPGACTALLSPCCQSPSMCPHPKSTPSTPCPAPSPAVTAPRSPAISPASSQMPKGASPQDKQGDGQAPQDYPESVEPDLPPGYTYSAVTIGYRSGPSPQDIQLAEPADLEAIQSEPSEHAPQSLSSIGEGLDCQVMVRPRPEPIAPKEVEHRDERSIIKGVLDHREEVEAAVATVANYVSTENEVEEQGAAEEDVLVCPPADSPVCEAASCPVPLCAEEPERSETVITLEDDDDDDDEPMDEESQLEHVMSEEQKPAPGTIAELNPTSPAALEEQSGSTEEVKDSKQEQAADNASMDMVCLSPAGASVPSPRQASAAESQKPLVPCYWSLELLIAAAFCTDIPPFPMLPSNTPSVGPSRPKPCQGMELLSEVADLELQQKRHSNGESKEEEALMFDLHSLATLATARSLETSSQGGDSARLGRQYSARKTVNLRRKCSWTPRNEPVCQAKGSMETMDGPELEMRVKLAELQRHYKEKQRELAKLQRKHDHQKEETPRSPARRGPGRPRKKKPILPTSSASSEGQRKVKPMVAGHSLTLEELGGGGESQRRKKRLSARGFEQLGSAQIKAQGCRKGGPQSVLGSKLAADVAQLKQKSQSKKILAGMHYRDKDVSPCNSKHGHRSQGNRRESGGHSDTAGSVDSGTQEYWAGDLHRGSKKATHDSGGHKKTGARGNRGQRLESLGESSNPESDSSEQEEEEEGSIDSDEVQDPRPQPARDVTSSSPVTGPSPSSIVKLEANQKARNKKQRQELYGSLTLCGIDGEVKVRKKNPCRLSLASPVKIRHQDHTTEGVRKPCAPRSKEPRWGSHGNRGSRFRRSMGLPPFPTTSERLKRATRKSTMLRGTVNKRRNCWAAVSKSEDGGRCRTVEEQQAKGRAVSRLLESFAADEGFQMDGGSFSEEEADDNGDSCSKTPEVPNCVLTKELLTDGLKILVSKEDELLYAARIHTMDLPDIFSVTIDGERGNRAKIYSLEQILREAVLDVRPDSEALLSDGTRVCAYWSERSRCLYPGYVRRGISTDEAKPGVMVEFDDGDRGKISVPNIRLLPPGYQIHCEETSPAVFVPSGSQVKKSPSFKHASGDRHNTVNMVKNNQMLTLQKRRPGRPKGSGKKQKQQQLAENANKKSPLFVAWPSLTGTRKRTSHNLFQLNGTPRKALRLREDDSFGLNQIQPSVSTQSKGLFSSSSFEVDSFSSIANGYSPFCTKSTGSRPDSSVGPRSGLYGQRQRQDDLVVPRGKKSGQEFPIKLDHEGVTSPKTKNSKALLLQGGSSGVSGMPKTEVYSHPVLLVKDNKKGDNSRVELLKGTTPQRKPSTSLHLGEYGDLGFSSHRECHSSYSDLDDEEEEEQDRKRSALALVSGGLRTAGHFLSHMSVSSSSSGTSSSSSSGSISSSSLCSSDNDSSYSSDDEESSTLMLQNCLSSHRGVLQSSEPSTSSRQHSFVAKALAVSNTKRSPDEHVSNSKSLKRKECNSSISKSSRDFVKKPRMQPDDISYISRPKVSAFLAGRQMWRWCGSPTQRRGVKGKAKKLFYKAIVRGKEAVKVGDCAVFLSAGRPNLPYIGKIENFWESWTSSMVVKVKWFYHPEETKQGKRQRDGKHALYQSCHEDENDVQTISHKCQVVSREEYESLTRNQKLNSTSPDLYYLAGTYDPTTGQLVTAEGVSILC